From the genome of Spinacia oleracea cultivar Varoflay chromosome 2, BTI_SOV_V1, whole genome shotgun sequence, one region includes:
- the LOC110799774 gene encoding AT-hook motif nuclear-localized protein 28-like: MKGEYVEEENDNNAQNNAHNNMFTKFSHPSKFQPPPPHLHQLHHQQHFPPPHLHHPHHLFSQPSEEADSATTTTTPTPQQHHHQQQQQQLLHLQSSSKKPKTTPLSTQTTTTSNEDGGTIEVSRRPRGRPPGSKNKPKPPIVITREPEPAMSPYILELPSGADVVDSLTRFTRRRGVGLCVLTASGAVANVTLKQPSTTTPGGTVTFHGRFDILSLSAVVVNTVPFHGGGGFTISLAGPQGQIVGGKVVGSLVCSGTVFVIAASFNNPSYCRLPLDEQEAQHNQCQQQQQQEDDDQQNSPAVSGGGDGGGTMSLYSGHLGTPTSAAASGGGVIWATPTASRPPY; the protein is encoded by the coding sequence atgaaaggaGAGTATGTAGAAGAAGAAAATGATAACAATGCTCAAAACAATGCACACAACAACATGTTCACAAAATTCTCTCATCCTTCCAAATtccaacctcctcctcctcatCTTCATCAACTCCACCACCAACAACACTTCCCACCACCACACCTCCACCACCCTCACCACCTTTTCTCTCAACCTTCCGAAGAAGCCGactccgccaccaccaccaccactccaacgccacaacaacatcatcatcaacaacaacaacaacaactattACATCTTCAATCTTCTTCCAAAAAACCCAAAACCACCCCTCTTTCTACTCAAACCACCACTACTAGCAATGAAGACGGTGGGACCATCGAAGTCTCCCGCCGTCCACGTGGCAGACCACCCGGGTCAAAAAACAAACCAAAACCCCCAATTGTGATAACCCGTGAACCCGAACCCGCTATGTCACCTTACATACTCGAACTCCCTAGCGGAGCTGACGTTGTCGACTCACTCACGCGCTTCACGCGCCGTCGTGGTGTTGGTCTTTGTGTTTTAACCGCTTCTGGGGCGGTGGCCAACGTTACACTCAAACAACCCTCGACCACCACACCGGGTGGAACGGTGACGTTTCATGGGCGGTTTGATATATTATCCTTATCCGCTGTGGTGGTTAATACGGTGCCGTTTCACGGTGGTGGCGGGTTTACGATATCGTTGGCGGGCCCACAAGGGCAAATTGTAGGCGGCAAGGTGGTCGGAAGCTTGGTTTGCTCCGGTACGGTGTTTGTCATAGCGGCGTCGTTTAACAACCCGTCTTACTGTAGGCTGCCGCTTGATGAACAAGAGGCCCAACATAATCAatgtcaacaacaacaacaacaagaagaTGATGATCAACAGAATTCCCCCGCCGTGTCGGGCGGTGGAGACGGTGGTGGGACGATGAGCTTGTATAGCGGTCATTTGGGTACTCCTACTTCCGCCGCCGCTTCTGGTGGTGGTGTTATTTGGGCTACTCCCACCGCCTCTAGACCGCCTTACTAA